In the Thermodesulfobacteriota bacterium genome, CGCCTGCCTTGCGCCCGTGCCTCTCCCCCTTATGCCGGCTGCCCTGTTTGATCTGGCCTCCCTGACCAAGCCCCTGGCCACCACCCTGCTGCTGGCCCAGGCAGTCGGCCGCCGGCAGCTGGATCTGGACACCCCCCTCGCCCATCTGCTGCTGCCGCCGCTGCCGGCCGACAAGAAGGCCATCACCGTCCGCCAGCTCCTCAGTCACTGCTCCGGGCTGCCGGCCCATCGCCCATACTACCGGGAGCTGGTGACCCAGCCGCCAGCGGCGCGGCGGCGCCGTCTTCTGGAGCTGCTCCTGGCCGAGCCGCTCCTGGCGCCACCAGGCGAGGCCACCTTGTACTCGGATTGCGGCTTTCTGCTCCTGGGCCTGCTTGTGGAGGCCTGGTGTGGCGAGTCCCTGGATCGGGCGGTGCAGCGGCTCGTCTACCAGCCTCTGGGTCTGGAGGCGCACCTGGGCTTTCGCCCCCTGGCCCGGGATGGCCTGCTGGACCCGGCAGCGCCGGGTGCGGGCGGCCGCCAGCTGGTGGCCACCAGCCGCTGTCCCTGGCGAGGTCGGCTGTTGCAGGGCGAGGTGGAGGACGAGAACGCCCATGCCCTGGAAGGGGTGGCGGGTCATGCCGGGCTGTTCGGGGATGTGGCCGGCGTTGTGGATCTTGCCCTCATCCTGCTCGACGCCTGGCAGGGCCGGGGGGCGGGCGCCGCCTTCTTCGGTCCCGGTCTGGCCCCCTTCTTCCAGCGGGGGACAGCGCCGGCCGGCAGCACCTGGGCCTTGGGCTTCGACACCCCGTCCGACGTCGGCTCCAGTGCCGGACGCTTCCTGTCGCGGCGAAGCGCCGGTCATCTGGGCTTCACCGGGACCTCCTTCTGGATCGATCCTGATCAGGATCTGGTGGTGGTGCTCCTCACCAACCGGGTCCATCCCCGTCGGGACAACCCGGCCATCAGGGCGTTTCGGCCCCGCTTCCACGAGGCGCTCGAAGCGGCCCTGGCCCGCACGGCAGAGGGGCCGGCCACAGCCGCTCTGGCCGGAGGGCGGCCATGAAGCCCGGGCAGACCGCGACCTCGGTGGTGCACCGCTCCATCTTCTCCTGGGCCTTCACCGGCAACCTCAAGATTCAGCTCCTGTTGCTTCTGGCCATCGTCATCACCGTTTTCGCCCGGGTGCTGCCGCTGGAGATGCAAAAGCGGATCATCAACGAGGCGATCGGGCTCCGGCAGTTCGATCTCCTGCTCCGCTATTGCGGCATCTACCTGGCGTCGGTGGTCCTGGCCGGCGGCCTCAAGTATGTGATCACCGGCCTGCAGTCCCTCCTGGGCGAGCGGGTGATGGCCCAGCTGCGCAAGGATCTGTATCACCATATCCTCACCCTGCCTTTGACCTTCTTCCG is a window encoding:
- a CDS encoding serine hydrolase, whose translation is MITPWRPGLALLDDLLAEGVRQGVFPGGAYGVGQGPPAARRIWQGAAGCACLAPVPLPLMPAALFDLASLTKPLATTLLLAQAVGRRQLDLDTPLAHLLLPPLPADKKAITVRQLLSHCSGLPAHRPYYRELVTQPPAARRRRLLELLLAEPLLAPPGEATLYSDCGFLLLGLLVEAWCGESLDRAVQRLVYQPLGLEAHLGFRPLARDGLLDPAAPGAGGRQLVATSRCPWRGRLLQGEVEDENAHALEGVAGHAGLFGDVAGVVDLALILLDAWQGRGAGAAFFGPGLAPFFQRGTAPAGSTWALGFDTPSDVGSSAGRFLSRRSAGHLGFTGTSFWIDPDQDLVVVLLTNRVHPRRDNPAIRAFRPRFHEALEAALARTAEGPATAALAGGRP